ACGCTGTTCGGCATCGTCAGCGTGTGGCTCAGCACGCGCGAGAACATCTGGAGCTGGCCGACCGCGCTCGTGAACGTGCTCCTCTCGGTGCCCGTCTACTTCGCGGCGCGGCTGTACTCCGACATGGGGCTGCAGGTCGTCTACGCCGCGCTGTCGGTCTACGGGTGGTACGAGTGGCTGCACGGCGGCGAGAACCGCACCGAGCTGCCGGTCTCGCGCACGCCGCGGCAGCAGGTGCCGCTGCTCGTCCTCGTCGGTGTGGTGACCGCGGCGATCCTCGGCACCATCGCCGCGCGGCTGACGAACGCGAGCTGGCCCTATCTCGATGCATCGCTCACCGCGGCGAGCCTCGTCGCGCAGTGGATGATGACGCGCAAGCTGCTCGAGAACTGGGCCGTGTGGATCGCCGTGGACATCGTCTACGTGCCGCTGCTCGCGTACAAGCATCTCTACGAGTTCGCCGTGCTGTACGTGATCTTCCTCGGCCTCGCGATTGCGGGCCACGTGGAGTGGCGCCGATCGCTGCGCGAGCACCGCGGCGCGCTGACGCTCGCCCCCGCCTCACCCGATTGACGAACCCGATGTCCCGCTCCGTCCTCCTCGCCACGGTCGTCTCGGTGCTCGGCGCGTCGGCCGCGCACGCCCAGGTCCGCGTCACGAAGGATCCCGTGCCGGCGCCGAAGCCGGCCGGTGGTGCCACGCGTCGTCCCGTGCCGTCGACCGCCGCGGCACCACGCCCCACGACCGCCGTCGCCGCCGTGCGCGCGCTCGCCGACGCCGACGTCGCGTTCGCGCGGCTCGGCCACGACCGCGGGTGGAAGGACGCGCTGCTCGCCACGCTCGCCGACGACGCGATCCTGTTCCGCCCGCGCCCGGTCGGCGCCCGCGCGTGGGTCGCCGCGTCGACGTTCCCGCCGGGGGAGTTCACCTGGGCACCGGCGTGGGGCGCCGTCTCCGCCGACGGCAGCCTGGGCGTGACGACGGGACCGATCGCGTTCCACTCCACGGGGCCCGACTCCTCGGCCACCGGGCAGTACGTCACCGTGTGGACGCGCACCGCGGCGACGGCGCCGTGGAGGATGCTGCTCCAGCTCACCGTCCCCGGGCCGCAGGCGCCGGAGGTGACGTTCGCCCCGCACCAGCCGACCGGCGACGGCCGGCCGCGCGGCGGCCCCGGCGCGGTGGACGCGAGCCGAGCGACGCTGTTCATCGCGGACCGCGGGCTGGCGGCGGCCGCCCGCGCCGACGGACAGGCCGCGGCGGTGGCGAGAGTGGCGCTGCCCGACATACATCTCCTGCGCACCGGCGCGCTGCCGTTCGTCGGCGTGGACTCGGTGCGCACCGTGCTGGCGGCGCGCGACGCGGACGCCCGCTTCGCGTCGCAGATCACCGACCTGCGGATGGCGCGGTCGGGGGACTTCGGGGTGGCGTACGGGGCGTACGAGCGGCGGACGGCGGCCGGCGCGCTCACCGAGGAGGGGAACTACGTGCGCGTGTGGGAGCGGCAGCCCGACGGCGGCT
This DNA window, taken from Gemmatirosa kalamazoonensis, encodes the following:
- the pnuC gene encoding nicotinamide riboside transporter PnuC; translation: MELGPLLEIVRARALEIVATLFGIVSVWLSTRENIWSWPTALVNVLLSVPVYFAARLYSDMGLQVVYAALSVYGWYEWLHGGENRTELPVSRTPRQQVPLLVLVGVVTAAILGTIAARLTNASWPYLDASLTAASLVAQWMMTRKLLENWAVWIAVDIVYVPLLAYKHLYEFAVLYVIFLGLAIAGHVEWRRSLREHRGALTLAPASPD
- a CDS encoding DUF4440 domain-containing protein, translated to MSRSVLLATVVSVLGASAAHAQVRVTKDPVPAPKPAGGATRRPVPSTAAAPRPTTAVAAVRALADADVAFARLGHDRGWKDALLATLADDAILFRPRPVGARAWVAASTFPPGEFTWAPAWGAVSADGSLGVTTGPIAFHSTGPDSSATGQYVTVWTRTAATAPWRMLLQLTVPGPQAPEVTFAPHQPTGDGRPRGGPGAVDASRATLFIADRGLAAAARADGQAAAVARVALPDIHLLRTGALPFVGVDSVRTVLAARDADARFASQITDLRMARSGDFGVAYGAYERRTAAGALTEEGNYVRVWERQPDGGWRILLDATAPLTMR